A section of the Pedobacter sp. HDW13 genome encodes:
- a CDS encoding endonuclease V, with translation MYDHYSFQEATAYQIELAKQLKFAQVDKIKTIAGADISFNKNSTTMYATIVMLEYPAMVLKSFALATFETNFPYKPGFLGFKEVPALLRVWELIADKPDIVVLDGNGILHPRRMGVASHFGILTNQATIGCAKSLLYGENHVPEPNKFSTTVIKSHGETLGFALRTKNNCAPVYVSAGHLITQEQSLEVIKNCIGNYRIPEPTRLAHNIVNDFRTGKLKAGFHEVVPDLTLF, from the coding sequence ATGTACGATCATTATAGCTTTCAGGAAGCAACCGCTTACCAAATTGAGCTTGCAAAACAATTAAAATTTGCGCAGGTAGATAAAATTAAAACCATTGCTGGTGCTGATATTTCGTTCAACAAAAACAGTACAACCATGTACGCTACAATTGTGATGCTTGAATATCCGGCTATGGTATTAAAATCTTTTGCTTTAGCCACTTTCGAAACCAATTTTCCATACAAGCCTGGTTTTTTAGGTTTTAAAGAAGTTCCGGCTTTGCTGAGAGTTTGGGAATTAATTGCAGATAAGCCGGATATTGTGGTGCTTGATGGCAATGGAATTCTGCACCCGAGGCGCATGGGTGTTGCGTCTCATTTTGGTATTTTAACCAATCAGGCAACAATTGGTTGCGCCAAAAGTCTGTTGTATGGCGAAAATCATGTGCCTGAACCCAATAAATTTAGCACAACAGTAATTAAAAGCCATGGCGAAACGCTTGGATTTGCACTCCGTACCAAAAATAATTGTGCGCCGGTTTACGTATCGGCCGGGCATTTAATTACGCAGGAACAAAGCCTCGAAGTAATTAAAAATTGTATTGGAAACTACCGGATTCCGGAGCCAACAAGATTGGCGCATAACATTGTCAACGACTTTAGAACTGGCAAACTCAAAGCCGGTTTTCATGAAGTTGTACCAGATTTAACGCTGTTTTAA
- a CDS encoding lipopolysaccharide assembly protein LapB yields the protein MQNCFKISLIALTLVSFNAAAQKSQILIARNSVGKLQASIANKEDQKKQLAIITDGLKSIESAEKDSKTKNWTETWSIKSYLTSFAAIIDTDQGNSNKYYDTAVEAVAKAKSLDRYNDNSGLIKASDHNILIKKQDKGNEAFFNNEFKEAFTDLKEVSNKFPADTTLALNTAICALNIQSYDESLNYFKRAKENGIKNPSVYQKMAQMYVVKSDYETAIRTLEEGLVLNPFNRFLTNDYINLLLDTENYSKATSLIEKNLQVEKGSKLLYFLYGYLQQVGGNNSTAILAYDKALATDQNYFDALYQLSIAYINTANETLKKNDADKASKYNGLINRAQFALQRANEINPNDKKTVQLLLDIYTRKKATDKVQELNRKLQEL from the coding sequence ATGCAGAATTGCTTTAAAATATCATTGATCGCTTTAACTTTAGTCTCTTTTAACGCGGCAGCTCAAAAAAGCCAAATCCTGATCGCAAGAAATTCGGTTGGTAAATTGCAGGCTTCAATTGCCAATAAAGAAGACCAAAAGAAACAACTGGCAATCATTACCGATGGCTTAAAATCAATTGAATCGGCCGAGAAAGACAGTAAAACAAAAAACTGGACCGAAACCTGGTCAATAAAATCCTACTTAACTTCTTTCGCGGCTATAATTGATACCGATCAGGGCAATTCGAATAAATATTACGATACAGCAGTAGAGGCGGTGGCCAAAGCCAAATCGCTTGATAGATACAACGATAATTCTGGCCTGATTAAAGCATCTGACCACAATATCCTGATCAAAAAGCAGGATAAAGGCAACGAAGCTTTTTTCAATAATGAATTTAAGGAAGCTTTTACCGATTTAAAGGAAGTAAGCAATAAGTTTCCAGCAGATACCACATTGGCATTAAATACGGCCATTTGTGCTTTAAACATTCAATCGTACGATGAATCGTTAAATTATTTTAAACGCGCCAAAGAAAACGGCATTAAAAATCCGTCGGTTTACCAAAAAATGGCGCAAATGTATGTAGTAAAATCTGATTATGAAACTGCAATCAGGACGCTGGAAGAAGGACTGGTATTAAATCCGTTTAACCGTTTCCTAACCAACGACTACATTAATCTTTTACTCGATACTGAAAATTACAGTAAAGCCACTTCATTGATTGAAAAAAACTTACAGGTTGAAAAGGGTAGTAAATTACTGTATTTTCTTTACGGTTATTTGCAGCAAGTTGGCGGAAACAATTCTACCGCAATTTTAGCTTACGATAAAGCTTTGGCAACTGATCAGAATTATTTTGACGCATTGTACCAACTGAGCATCGCGTACATCAATACCGCTAACGAAACGCTTAAAAAGAATGATGCCGATAAAGCCAGTAAATACAATGGTTTAATTAATCGCGCACAATTTGCTTTACAGCGCGCCAACGAAATCAATCCGAACGATAAAAAAACTGTTCAGCTGCTGCTTGATATTTACACCCGTAAAAAAGCTACAGACAAAGTTCAGGAGCTTAACCGCAAACTTCAGGAACTATAA